A window of the Gossypium hirsutum isolate 1008001.06 chromosome A05, Gossypium_hirsutum_v2.1, whole genome shotgun sequence genome harbors these coding sequences:
- the LOC107959503 gene encoding glutamine--fructose-6-phosphate aminotransferase [isomerizing] 2 yields MCGIFAYLNYNVNRERRYILQVLFNGLRRLEYRGYDSAGISIDDYFSVSRNPNTPQPSSINSLSSSPLVFRQEGNIESLVKSVYQEVAATELNLEESFTTHAGIAHTRWATHGVPAPRNSHPQTSGSGNDFLVVHNGVITNYEVLKETLVRHGFTFESETDTEVIPKLAKFVFDKANEEGDQTVTFSQVVLEVMRHLEGAYALIFKSRHYPNELIACKRGSPLLLGVKELNDDVCNGSAFHDAKFLSKNGNPKELFLSSDANAIIEHTKKVLVIEDGEVVHLKEGGVSILKFNNDKGRNGDSLSDRPASVQRALSILEMEVEQINKGKYKHYMQKEIHEQPESLTTTMRGRLLRGGSCKAKTVLLGGLKDHLKTIRRSRRIVFIGCGTSYNAALAARPILEELSGVPVTMEIASDLLDRQGPIYREDTAVFVSQSGETADTLLALEYTLENGALCVGITNTVGSVIARNTHCGVHINAGCEIGVASTKAYTSQIVVMAMLALAIGGDTISKQERREAIIDGLFDLPNKIREVLKLDQEMKDLAKLLIAEQSLLVFGRGYNYATALEGALKVKEVALMHSEGILAGEMKHGPLALVDENLPIVVIATRDACFSKQQSVIQQLRARKGHLIVMCSKGDAASVCPGGGCRVIEVPQVEDCLQPVVNIVPCQLLAYHLTVLREYNVDQPRNLAKSMTTQ; encoded by the exons ATGTGTGGAATATTTGCGTATTTGAATTACAACGTTAACAGAGAAAGAAGGTATATTCTTCAAGTTCTCTTCAATGGCCTTCGTCGTCTCGAGTATCGAGGCTACGATTCCGCTGGAATTTCCATCGATGACTACTTCTCAGTTTCTCGCAATCCAAACACCCCTCAACCATCCTCCATcaattctctttcttcttccccTCTCGTTTTCCGCCAGGAAGGCAACATCGAGTCCCTCGTCAAATCCGTTTACCAAG AGGTAGCTGCAACAGAGTTGAACTTGGAGGAATCCTTTACTACCCATGCTGGTATAGCACACACCAGATGGGCTACCCATGGGGTGCCTGCTCCAAGGAATAGTCATCCTCAGACTTCTGGCTCTGGGAATGACTTCTTGGTTGTTCACAATGGTGTTATCACTAATTATGAG GTTTTGAAAGAGACCCTTGTTCGACATGGATTCACTTTTGAATCTGAAACAGACACAGAAGTAATACCAAAGCTTGCCAAATTTGTCTTTGACAAAGCAAATGAAGAAg GTGACCAGACTGTCACATTCAGTCAAGTAGTACTTGAAGTTATGAGGCATCTTGAGGGAGCTTATGCCCTCATTTTCAAAAGTCGGCATTATCCAAATGAGCTTATTGCTTGCAAGCGTGGTAGTCCATTGCTCTTAGGTGTCAAA GAATTAAATGATGACGTCTGCAATGGATCAGCATTTCATGATGCTAAATTTCTCTCAAAAAATGGCAATCCTAAGGAACTTTTCTTATCAAGTGATGCAAATGCAATCATTGAACACACAAAGAAAGTTCTGGTCATCGAGGATGGGGAAGTAGTTCATCTTAAG GAAGGAGGTGTATCAATCCTAAAATTTAATAATGACAAAGGAAGAAATGGTGATAGTCTTTCTGATAGGCCTGCATCAGTGCAACGTGCATTATCTATTCTTGAAATGGAGGTTGAGCAAATAAATAAGGGAAAATACAAGCATTATATGCAGAAAGAAATTCATGAACAGCCAGAATCTCTGACAACTACCATGAGAGGGAGGCTTCTACGTGGAGGTTCCTGCAAGGCTAAGACTGTTCTTTTGGGTGGACTGAAGGATCACCTTAAAACAATTAGGCGGAGCCGAAGGATTGTATTTATTGGTTGTGGTACGAGTTACAATGCTGCTCTAGCTGCTAGACCCATCTTGGAAGAACTCTCAG GGGTGCCTGTTacaatggaaattgctagtgatctATTAGATCGGCAAGGTCCTATATACAGAGAGGATACGGCAGTTTTTGTCAGTCAATCTGGTGAAACGGCTGATACATTGCTTGCTCTAGAGTATACGCTGGAAAATGGTGCACTATGTGTTGGCATCACAAATACTGTTGGGAGTGTAATAGCTCGGAATACACACTGCGGGGTTCATATAAATGCTGGTTGTGAGATTGGTGTTGCAAGTACCAAG GCATATACAAGTCAAATAGTTGTGATGGCCATGTTAGCTTTGGCAATTGGAGGTGACACAATTTCTAAGCAAGAGAGGAGGGAGGCTATAATAGATGGTTTATTTGACCTGCCAA ATAAAATCAGAGAGGTACTGAAGCTTGACCAGGAAATGAAGGATCTTGCAAAGCTATTGATTGCTGAACAGTCGCTTCTTGTCTTCGGGAGAGGATACAATTATGCAACTGCTTTGGAAGGTGCTCTAAAAGTGAAGGAAGTTGCACTTATGCATAGTGAGGGGATACTTGCTGGTGAAATGAAGCATGGTCCCTTGGCATTAGTTGATGAAAATCTTCCTATTGTTGTGATTGCTACCCGTGATGCTTGCTTCAG TAAGCAGCAGTCAGTTATTCAGCAGCTACGTGCCCGGAAAGGACACTTGATAGTAATGTGTTCAAAAGGAGATGCTGCATCAGTGTGTCCTGGAGGCGGCTGTCGAGTAATTGAAGTTCCTCAGGTTGAGGACTGTCTTCAACCTGTGGTTAATATAGTTCCATGTCAG TTACTTGCGTATCATCTCACTGTGTTAAGGGAATACAATGTTGACCAGCCTCGGAATCTTGCAAAAAGCATGACCACACAGTGA